In the genome of Spirochaeta cellobiosiphila DSM 17781, one region contains:
- a CDS encoding DUF445 family protein: MPVFRSEVMSAGIFALSGAVTNWLAVYMLFEKVPFLYGSGVIPLHFEEFKSGIQNLIMNQFFSEDNIRKYITEKNSNNGISSKINDMVDQLDFNKLFDELVNIIVESQLGSMLSMFGGSSVLEGYRAPFIERSKVAIKEEVSSPETLKKLELDSSVNVESLVNNVENIVKKRLDELTPLMVKNIIQNMIRKHLGWLVLWGGLFGGLIGLVVGVIGK; this comes from the coding sequence ATGCCTGTCTTTCGATCTGAAGTTATGTCTGCAGGTATCTTCGCCTTATCAGGAGCTGTCACAAACTGGTTGGCTGTTTATATGCTATTTGAAAAGGTACCCTTTTTATATGGTTCCGGCGTGATACCTCTTCATTTTGAAGAGTTTAAATCTGGTATCCAAAACCTCATCATGAATCAATTCTTTAGTGAAGATAATATTAGAAAATATATAACAGAGAAAAATTCCAATAATGGAATATCTTCCAAGATAAACGATATGGTAGATCAGCTTGACTTTAATAAATTGTTTGATGAATTGGTTAATATTATCGTTGAAAGTCAATTGGGTTCCATGTTGTCTATGTTCGGAGGTTCTTCTGTCCTTGAGGGGTACAGGGCTCCTTTTATAGAACGTTCAAAAGTTGCTATTAAAGAAGAGGTTTCCTCCCCGGAAACTCTTAAAAAATTAGAGTTGGATTCTTCTGTTAATGTCGAATCTTTAGTTAATAATGTAGAGAATATAGTGAAGAAGAGACTCGATGAATTAACCCCCCTTATGGTTAAGAATATAATTCAAAACATGATAAGAAAACATTTAGGATGGCTGGTTCTCTGGGGGGGATTGTTTGGTGGATTAATTGGTTTAGTTGTTGGAGTTATAGGAAAATAA
- a CDS encoding tetratricopeptide repeat protein yields MKRSLIMISYLWITVLLWGQTSSNDMANVFIVSEPQNAHIIVNNQAITQKTPALIKLPINSKHSLSLLKDDYKLLSIEFSVDKNNIVINKTLESNYIIVENPDSSKSQSSKYLKIPEGEYSIDRTNMDGFIQPQYPHKNQMLLMNIFSIPFYFVTTIAWFSQEELTPSRTTMALSGASLTLFLSNLILHKKRNDYERNFYSSIQEIDNESYNDQLEFDKGEIYLQQGLFIDAEKTYLDILQLNKDKSIYPIIFYKLAKLHLIMGKTDISEEELLLILTNYPHPDVYDKTLKTLADISIVKGNVSKGIEYLNKITYIDPIYSKEDIKNIIEALK; encoded by the coding sequence ATGAAGCGTAGCCTAATAATGATTAGTTATTTATGGATCACAGTTCTCCTTTGGGGTCAAACATCCTCTAATGACATGGCTAATGTATTTATTGTGTCAGAACCTCAAAATGCTCATATCATAGTGAACAATCAGGCTATTACCCAAAAAACTCCCGCCTTAATAAAGCTCCCTATCAATTCTAAACATTCCCTATCTCTTTTAAAGGATGACTACAAATTATTATCCATAGAGTTTTCAGTGGATAAAAATAACATTGTAATAAACAAAACATTGGAATCTAATTATATAATTGTAGAAAATCCAGACTCAAGTAAAAGCCAGAGTTCAAAATATTTAAAAATACCTGAAGGAGAATATTCTATAGACAGAACTAACATGGATGGATTTATACAACCTCAGTATCCCCATAAAAACCAAATGTTGTTAATGAATATTTTTTCAATCCCTTTTTATTTTGTTACTACAATTGCCTGGTTCTCCCAGGAAGAGTTAACACCATCACGTACAACTATGGCCTTATCAGGAGCTTCACTCACTTTATTTCTATCCAATTTAATTCTTCACAAAAAAAGAAATGATTATGAAAGAAACTTTTACAGTTCAATTCAGGAGATTGATAACGAAAGCTATAATGATCAATTAGAATTTGATAAAGGAGAAATATATCTGCAACAAGGGTTATTCATCGATGCTGAGAAAACTTATCTGGATATTTTGCAATTAAATAAGGACAAAAGTATATATCCCATTATTTTTTACAAACTTGCAAAGCTCCATCTTATTATGGGGAAAACAGATATAAGCGAGGAAGAACTGTTACTTATACTAACGAATTATCCTCATCCGGATGTGTATGATAAAACACTAAAGACTTTAGCTGATATATCTATTGTAAAAGGAAATGTATCAAAAGGAATCGAATACTTAAACAAGATTACTTACATTGATCCAATTTATTCAAAAGAAGATATTAAAAATATTATCGAGGCATTAAAGTGA
- a CDS encoding response regulator, with translation MNRAKILVVDDRPENLLAFGLVLSDIDADIVNAASGEEALEKVKTNEFSIALLDIQMPDMDGYELAELIRKDEKHTEMPIFFISSIFAKDFTLFPGAELGPVDFMQRPFKNDLFLIRIRTLVEYVRMKKQLEELKLMEK, from the coding sequence ATGAATCGAGCAAAAATTTTGGTAGTAGATGATCGTCCTGAAAATCTACTTGCCTTTGGGTTGGTCCTTAGTGATATTGATGCAGATATAGTGAATGCGGCATCAGGAGAGGAAGCTCTCGAAAAAGTTAAAACGAACGAATTTTCTATTGCTTTACTTGATATTCAAATGCCTGATATGGATGGCTATGAACTAGCTGAGCTCATTAGAAAAGATGAAAAGCATACAGAAATGCCTATTTTCTTTATATCATCTATATTTGCAAAGGATTTTACCTTATTCCCGGGAGCTGAGCTTGGGCCTGTAGATTTTATGCAGAGACCATTTAAGAATGATCTATTTCTAATTAGAATAAGAACTCTAGTGGAATATGTAAGAATGAAAAAACAGTTAGAAGAATTAAAACTTATGGAAAAGTAA
- a CDS encoding adenylate/guanylate cyclase domain-containing protein, producing MKVRSKIILIVLPLIVSTLSIAGFSSSFAAQNAITRIAVDFLGFKAKELKKYADNQWDLLVSNRLIDRPQYLEISKKAIASYASTLVRSDTERIIAIHPDLGIVFDTSNEPLSSEDISTLRESLTSKKEGWTIMSLSNEDRVGQAFFFAPFNWWVYISEARNVFYQEVSNILKQTLIIMGIAACIAIIMLMIFVQIIINPLGKVVKSMKEIITHNDLNQRVPVQFNDEVGELAGTFNVMIQELDKAYSQIKNFAFQSVLAEKREKKIRNIFQKYVPKDVIDKVFINPEAMLVGDKRRLAIFFSDIRSFTTISEGLTPEELVQTLNRYFSIMVDIIVSEGGIVDKYIGDAIMAFYGAPIKGDNDALSAVNAALGMIDAIQIFNEKQREQNQPEFNTGIGINYGLVTVGNIGSDKKMDYTVIGDEVNLASRLEGLTKKYGQKLIFSEAVYRRVKSEYPCRLVDKVVVKGKTTGENIYTAKRVLTAEEEKIWNHHHAGLSFYYAKDFKNALKYFDRILIFDPDDVIAKIYKERSKIYIATPPDEGWVGLEVLKEK from the coding sequence ATGAAAGTAAGAAGTAAGATTATTTTAATTGTTTTGCCTTTGATTGTCTCTACGTTATCTATTGCTGGTTTCTCATCATCATTTGCAGCTCAAAATGCAATAACCAGAATAGCAGTAGATTTTTTAGGATTTAAAGCAAAGGAACTTAAAAAGTACGCTGATAATCAGTGGGATCTTCTCGTTAGCAATAGATTAATTGATAGACCCCAATACCTCGAAATATCTAAAAAGGCAATTGCTTCCTATGCCTCTACACTCGTGAGAAGTGATACAGAGAGAATAATAGCTATCCATCCTGATTTGGGTATTGTTTTTGATACTTCTAATGAACCTTTATCCTCAGAAGATATAAGTACATTAAGAGAAAGTCTTACAAGTAAGAAGGAAGGTTGGACCATAATGTCTTTGTCTAATGAAGATAGAGTTGGACAAGCTTTCTTTTTTGCTCCCTTCAATTGGTGGGTGTATATTTCGGAGGCGAGAAATGTTTTTTACCAAGAGGTCTCTAATATCTTAAAACAGACGTTGATTATCATGGGAATTGCTGCCTGTATTGCGATCATAATGTTAATGATATTTGTGCAGATAATTATTAATCCCCTTGGTAAAGTCGTTAAGTCCATGAAAGAAATAATAACTCATAATGACTTAAATCAGAGGGTTCCAGTTCAGTTCAATGATGAAGTGGGGGAACTGGCAGGGACGTTCAATGTTATGATTCAGGAACTTGATAAGGCCTATAGTCAAATAAAGAATTTTGCTTTTCAATCAGTGTTAGCTGAAAAAAGAGAAAAGAAGATTAGGAATATATTTCAGAAGTATGTACCTAAAGATGTCATAGATAAGGTGTTTATAAACCCTGAGGCTATGTTAGTCGGTGACAAACGACGTTTAGCGATTTTTTTCTCAGATATAAGATCATTTACAACCATAAGTGAAGGGCTAACTCCTGAAGAGTTAGTTCAAACCTTAAATAGATATTTTTCCATTATGGTAGATATCATTGTGTCTGAGGGAGGGATTGTTGATAAATATATTGGTGATGCCATCATGGCTTTTTATGGCGCTCCCATAAAAGGTGATAATGATGCTTTATCAGCTGTTAATGCGGCTTTGGGAATGATTGATGCTATACAAATTTTTAATGAAAAGCAAAGAGAACAGAATCAACCTGAATTTAACACAGGAATAGGAATTAACTATGGATTAGTCACTGTCGGTAACATTGGTAGTGATAAAAAGATGGATTATACGGTTATAGGGGATGAAGTTAATCTGGCATCACGTTTAGAAGGACTAACCAAAAAATACGGACAGAAGTTGATTTTTAGTGAAGCTGTTTATCGCCGTGTAAAGTCTGAATATCCCTGTCGACTAGTTGATAAGGTTGTTGTTAAAGGCAAGACTACGGGGGAAAATATTTACACAGCGAAAAGGGTCTTAACTGCTGAAGAGGAAAAAATATGGAACCATCATCATGCAGGACTATCATTTTACTATGCAAAAGATTTTAAAAACGCCCTGAAATATTTCGATAGAATATTAATATTTGATCCTGATGATGTTATTGCAAAAATATACAAAGAGCGAAGCAAAATTTATATAGCCACTCCACCTGATGAAGGTTGGGTAGGACTAGAAGTTTTAAAAGAAAAGTAG
- a CDS encoding nucleoside-diphosphate kinase, with the protein MLENTLVLLKPDAVRRALIGEIISRLERTGLKIIAMKMVKPTPQLAGEHYSYDDIAVRHGEDVRNRLIKFITSDPVVAMVVEGVSAVEVVRKLAGSTEPKSALPGTIRGDFCHHTFALSTEKEESIRNVIHASASVEEAEKEIGLWFNSDEVTEYKRSDQVEHFF; encoded by the coding sequence ATGCTTGAAAATACTTTAGTTTTGTTAAAACCTGATGCGGTTAGGCGTGCTTTGATTGGAGAAATTATTTCACGTTTGGAACGTACTGGTTTGAAGATTATAGCCATGAAGATGGTTAAACCTACACCACAACTGGCTGGTGAACATTATAGTTATGATGACATAGCTGTTCGTCATGGAGAGGATGTTAGGAATCGTTTAATTAAATTCATTACTTCCGATCCGGTTGTTGCCATGGTTGTGGAAGGAGTTAGTGCTGTAGAAGTCGTACGGAAATTAGCTGGTTCCACTGAGCCCAAAAGTGCACTCCCTGGAACTATAAGAGGTGATTTCTGTCACCATACTTTTGCTCTAAGTACGGAAAAAGAAGAATCAATTAGAAATGTGATTCATGCTTCAGCCTCTGTTGAGGAGGCAGAAAAGGAGATTGGCCTTTGGTTTAATAGTGATGAAGTCACAGAATATAAAAGATCTGATCAGGTTGAGCATTTCTTCTAA
- a CDS encoding Gx transporter family protein, translating to MSIPTKRDLIPLLGAISLFFAAIEFLFPKPLPFMRLGLANIPIILALDIFTFPELLLLSLIKVVGQGVVNGTLASYVFVFSLLGTFSSLFVMYTLHRLFYQKWISLVGISMAGALTSNAIQLLLSIFFIFGQNSLVILPIFITVGTVSGFLMGLFAQEFRNKSQWYRKIYEAQR from the coding sequence ATGTCAATTCCTACTAAAAGGGATTTAATCCCCTTACTCGGGGCTATAAGTTTGTTCTTTGCCGCCATTGAGTTTTTGTTTCCCAAACCTCTTCCTTTTATGCGATTAGGTTTAGCTAATATTCCTATTATTCTGGCTTTAGATATATTTACTTTTCCTGAACTTCTCTTGTTATCCCTTATAAAAGTTGTAGGTCAGGGAGTTGTGAATGGGACATTGGCCAGTTATGTTTTTGTGTTTAGCTTATTAGGTACTTTTTCGAGTTTGTTTGTCATGTATACCCTTCATCGATTATTTTATCAAAAGTGGATTTCTCTAGTCGGTATTAGTATGGCTGGAGCCTTAACCAGTAATGCCATACAGCTTTTATTATCGATATTCTTTATTTTTGGACAAAATTCTCTTGTTATCCTACCTATTTTTATTACCGTCGGAACTGTGAGTGGGTTTTTGATGGGATTGTTTGCTCAAGAGTTTAGAAATAAATCTCAATGGTACAGGAAGATCTATGAAGCCCAAAGATAG
- a CDS encoding FAD:protein FMN transferase, with protein sequence MKLRPNIVLISIWIIISLLSCADQRGVSASRLLLGTTCTITADGVSQIELENTLDMVKDIENRMHTTRDGSEVALINQMAGIKAVHISNDTYAVIKKSLQMAKDSHGAFDPTLGPVIELWGISSDNPRLPSPEEIKEALKFVDYTKVVLNDNNQTVFLQEKGMVIDLGGIAKGYAADVVYKELKELGAHSALIDFGGNIMVLGAKGDRPWIIGIQDPFLPRGQSMGRLEAQDQTIVTSGIYERFLEVDGKHYHHIMDSQTGYPIDNNLAGVTVRTKVSMEADGLSTALFALGPEQSQDLLAEYPDVEAYFITKDKKVITYHANHHLLITNSEFELVER encoded by the coding sequence ATGAAATTGCGACCTAATATCGTATTAATCTCAATTTGGATAATTATTTCTCTATTATCTTGCGCTGATCAAAGAGGAGTTTCAGCCTCTCGATTGTTACTGGGAACAACATGTACTATCACAGCTGATGGAGTATCACAAATTGAATTGGAAAATACTCTGGATATGGTGAAGGACATCGAAAACAGAATGCATACCACAAGAGATGGTAGTGAGGTAGCCCTCATTAATCAGATGGCCGGAATAAAAGCTGTCCATATATCTAATGATACCTATGCAGTAATAAAGAAGTCCCTACAAATGGCAAAGGATTCTCATGGGGCTTTTGATCCAACTTTAGGACCAGTCATTGAATTATGGGGAATCAGCTCCGATAATCCGAGACTTCCCAGTCCCGAAGAAATCAAAGAGGCCCTAAAGTTCGTCGATTATACAAAAGTTGTACTTAATGACAACAATCAAACTGTGTTTCTTCAAGAAAAAGGAATGGTTATTGATCTAGGTGGAATAGCTAAAGGTTATGCGGCAGATGTAGTATATAAAGAGCTGAAAGAACTGGGAGCCCATAGTGCACTCATTGACTTCGGAGGCAACATAATGGTACTGGGAGCAAAGGGTGATAGACCATGGATCATTGGTATACAAGACCCCTTTCTTCCACGAGGTCAATCCATGGGGAGATTAGAAGCACAAGACCAAACTATTGTTACCAGTGGTATCTATGAAAGATTCCTGGAAGTAGATGGTAAACACTATCACCATATCATGGATAGCCAGACAGGTTATCCTATTGATAATAATCTAGCAGGAGTTACGGTTCGGACAAAGGTTTCAATGGAAGCAGATGGACTATCCACAGCATTATTTGCCTTAGGTCCTGAACAAAGTCAGGACTTATTGGCAGAGTATCCTGATGTAGAAGCTTATTTTATCACTAAAGATAAAAAAGTAATTACTTATCACGCGAATCATCATCTGCTCATAACGAATTCAGAATTTGAACTGGTAGAGAGATAG
- a CDS encoding histidine phosphatase family protein — MEVSLIRHGQTLWNCQSRFQGQLDSPLTEEGIKQAKSVKKIISRKSYDHVYSSSLGRTIATANIAMNPIMGITLLDDFREINLGQWQGRTVGEVQKLYASEYEAFHNTPREYKAVNGEGFSEVWSRVSYCLDNIKRINGYKKILIFTHGMVLKVIYTMIKYGNINYIWDAPSFDSASLTVLNWTKHPSISLENRIAY; from the coding sequence ATGGAAGTATCCTTAATCAGACATGGTCAGACCCTATGGAATTGTCAAAGCCGTTTTCAAGGTCAATTGGATTCTCCTTTAACGGAAGAAGGAATCAAACAAGCGAAGTCAGTGAAAAAGATTATCTCTCGTAAATCTTATGATCATGTCTATTCTTCTAGTTTGGGACGGACTATTGCAACAGCTAATATTGCGATGAATCCTATTATGGGTATTACTCTATTAGATGATTTTAGAGAAATAAACTTAGGTCAATGGCAGGGGAGAACTGTTGGTGAAGTACAGAAGTTGTATGCCTCTGAGTATGAAGCATTTCATAATACTCCGAGAGAGTATAAAGCTGTTAACGGAGAAGGTTTTTCTGAGGTATGGTCTAGAGTGTCTTATTGTCTGGATAATATAAAGAGAATAAATGGATATAAAAAGATACTGATTTTTACCCATGGAATGGTATTAAAAGTAATATATACAATGATAAAATATGGAAATATCAACTATATTTGGGATGCTCCATCGTTTGATTCTGCAAGTCTTACCGTGCTCAATTGGACAAAGCATCCTTCAATTTCTTTAGAAAACCGAATTGCTTACTAA
- a CDS encoding response regulator, with amino-acid sequence MKKILVVDDSSAIRQSLEFVLKENGFDVITAEDGQDGLSKVKAAKYDLVITDVNMPNMDGITLVKEARSLSDYKFVPILVLTTESQDSKMQEGKAAGATGWIVKPFDNEKLLGTIRKVLPN; translated from the coding sequence ATGAAAAAAATACTAGTTGTTGATGATTCCTCAGCCATTCGTCAAAGTTTAGAATTTGTACTAAAAGAAAATGGGTTTGATGTTATTACTGCTGAAGATGGTCAAGATGGGCTAAGTAAAGTTAAAGCCGCAAAATATGATCTGGTAATTACAGATGTTAACATGCCTAATATGGACGGAATCACTTTAGTAAAAGAAGCAAGATCCTTAAGTGACTATAAATTTGTACCTATACTCGTATTGACTACTGAGTCACAAGATAGCAAAATGCAGGAAGGTAAAGCAGCCGGAGCTACCGGTTGGATTGTAAAGCCCTTTGATAATGAAAAACTTTTAGGAACAATTAGGAAGGTACTACCAAACTGA
- a CDS encoding NusG domain II-containing protein: MRLKLLDYIISLVALSLSLYLIVTGMQRMDSLKLVITQGDNTWVYALDKDYDGYVAGPLGDTHFVIKNGYVDVLDSPCLNKLCVTTPPIHKNNQWIACLPNGLLFRVVGEESKEAPIDVNSY, from the coding sequence ATGCGATTAAAATTACTGGATTACATCATAAGCCTGGTAGCTCTTAGTCTATCTTTGTATTTGATTGTTACAGGTATGCAAAGGATGGATAGCTTAAAGTTGGTTATCACTCAAGGTGATAACACTTGGGTTTATGCCCTAGATAAAGATTATGATGGTTATGTTGCAGGTCCTTTAGGTGATACCCATTTTGTTATAAAAAATGGATATGTAGATGTATTAGATTCTCCTTGTCTTAATAAATTATGCGTAACAACACCTCCCATTCATAAGAATAATCAATGGATTGCCTGCTTACCAAATGGGTTATTGTTTAGAGTTGTAGGTGAAGAAAGTAAGGAGGCTCCTATTGATGTCAATTCCTACTAA
- a CDS encoding FMN-binding protein, which translates to MKKSFLFMIALSLITLLASCGNDSSTTDYQDGSYSAVYDAADHNGWKPFLNLTIKDGKIASADFDYVNQVGELKSQDQNYADMMVKITKKETTPASAKSAMEEQLIKKQAGPVDGVSGATSTKANFNELLSAILKNAEAGNTENIVIPMNDTYTVSDEADERGYTGTISVTYQNGEISKVAYDEVDADKVGKLGNESYNSMMKEHSGVSWEEAQAQLIKQLETTGSVDTVDAVSGATSLSERFKALAAKAISARG; encoded by the coding sequence ATGAAAAAATCATTTTTGTTTATGATTGCCCTTAGTTTGATTACACTTCTTGCTTCATGTGGCAATGACTCTTCTACTACAGACTATCAAGATGGGTCTTATTCGGCTGTCTATGACGCTGCTGATCATAATGGATGGAAACCATTTCTTAACTTAACAATTAAGGATGGAAAAATTGCATCAGCTGACTTTGATTATGTTAATCAAGTTGGTGAATTGAAGTCCCAGGATCAAAACTATGCAGATATGATGGTTAAGATTACAAAAAAAGAGACAACACCAGCCAGCGCAAAATCAGCAATGGAAGAACAATTGATTAAAAAACAAGCTGGTCCCGTTGACGGTGTATCAGGAGCAACAAGTACCAAAGCTAATTTTAATGAACTATTATCCGCAATTCTTAAGAATGCTGAAGCTGGTAACACTGAGAATATTGTTATACCAATGAATGATACCTATACTGTCAGTGATGAAGCTGATGAACGTGGTTATACTGGAACTATTTCTGTAACTTATCAAAATGGTGAAATATCAAAAGTTGCCTATGATGAAGTGGATGCAGATAAAGTTGGTAAGCTAGGAAATGAAAGTTATAACTCCATGATGAAAGAACATTCAGGTGTTTCTTGGGAGGAGGCTCAAGCTCAGTTGATTAAACAATTAGAAACAACGGGATCTGTAGACACTGTTGATGCCGTATCTGGAGCAACAAGCTTATCTGAGCGATTTAAGGCTTTGGCTGCAAAAGCAATCTCCGCTAGGGGTTAA
- a CDS encoding FAD-dependent oxidoreductase translates to MRNIVILGGGYGGVAAAKKLLKGLKKQEATQITLIDRNPFHTLMTELHEVAGGRVEEDSIRISLKKIFAGTAVHVVIDEIENIDFDQKVLSGRDKEYKYDYLVMGVGAEPEFFGVTGAQDHSFTLWSYNDAIKLREHIENCFLEASRTSDLIKRQQLLTFVVAGAGFTGVEMLGELLEWKKKLCGQYDVKSDEVRVILVEAQREILPMLPRKLRDKSVKFIEKKGGEILLDSAITEVTADDIKISDLSIATKTLVWSCGVKGSAFAGELKPLHETKKESRQCQNVAEDGTCSDDTNLRFNIQKKCRVITNEYMQSEAYENVYIIGDVTWHLEGHKTLPQIVETALQTGECAASNIIADIQGKDKKAFKSNYHGYMVSIGSKYAVANLMGMMMSGFMAMAMKHIVNLHYLWSVTGFNGCWEYLMARFFGIKERRSMIGGFASNKIHTFWLFPLRMFVGAKWLIEGIMKVQDGWLSPDNIFIMPVDGASAASEEVAETVNQAAQAVQPLLSEPFFLYTWFMDAIVAKAPFLFQASAVFAEIGIGLALIGGLFTFLAALVSIGLGLMFTLGAMAGAEMLWYMMAAVALMGGAGNFAGLDYWVMPFLGKYYKKIPFIKKHHLFTGE, encoded by the coding sequence GTGAGGAATATAGTCATATTGGGTGGCGGCTACGGTGGAGTAGCAGCAGCAAAGAAATTATTAAAAGGTTTAAAAAAACAAGAAGCGACTCAGATCACATTGATCGATAGGAATCCCTTCCATACTTTAATGACCGAGCTCCACGAGGTGGCAGGAGGACGGGTTGAGGAAGATTCTATTAGAATCTCCTTAAAAAAAATCTTCGCCGGAACAGCTGTACATGTTGTAATAGATGAAATAGAGAACATAGATTTTGATCAAAAAGTTTTATCTGGTAGGGATAAAGAGTATAAGTATGATTATCTTGTAATGGGTGTTGGTGCAGAACCTGAGTTCTTTGGAGTTACAGGGGCACAAGATCATTCTTTTACTCTTTGGTCTTATAATGACGCAATCAAACTTCGTGAGCATATCGAAAATTGTTTTCTAGAAGCATCAAGAACATCTGATCTTATAAAGAGACAGCAATTATTGACCTTTGTTGTAGCAGGTGCAGGTTTCACAGGTGTAGAAATGCTTGGGGAATTACTGGAATGGAAAAAGAAACTATGCGGACAATACGATGTTAAGAGTGATGAAGTTAGGGTTATCTTAGTAGAAGCACAAAGGGAAATACTTCCTATGCTGCCTCGTAAGTTAAGAGATAAATCTGTTAAGTTTATTGAGAAAAAAGGAGGAGAAATCCTTCTAGATTCAGCAATAACAGAAGTAACGGCTGACGATATCAAAATAAGTGATTTATCTATTGCAACAAAAACATTAGTTTGGTCTTGTGGTGTAAAAGGCTCTGCATTCGCTGGTGAGCTTAAACCACTTCATGAAACAAAGAAAGAAAGCAGACAATGTCAGAATGTAGCAGAAGATGGAACTTGTTCTGATGACACTAACTTAAGATTTAATATACAGAAAAAGTGTCGTGTCATCACTAATGAGTACATGCAATCTGAAGCTTATGAAAACGTTTATATTATCGGTGATGTGACATGGCATCTGGAAGGACATAAAACACTTCCTCAAATCGTAGAAACAGCCCTTCAGACAGGTGAGTGTGCTGCTTCTAATATCATTGCAGACATTCAAGGTAAGGATAAAAAAGCTTTTAAGAGTAATTACCATGGATACATGGTCTCTATAGGAAGTAAGTATGCTGTAGCAAACTTAATGGGAATGATGATGAGCGGCTTTATGGCTATGGCCATGAAGCACATTGTTAATCTTCACTACCTTTGGAGTGTTACCGGTTTTAATGGTTGCTGGGAATATTTAATGGCCCGTTTCTTCGGTATTAAAGAAAGAAGATCTATGATTGGAGGCTTTGCTTCTAATAAGATTCACACTTTCTGGCTTTTCCCTTTACGAATGTTTGTTGGGGCTAAGTGGTTGATCGAAGGTATAATGAAAGTACAAGATGGATGGTTGTCTCCGGATAATATCTTTATAATGCCTGTAGATGGTGCGTCAGCCGCTTCTGAAGAAGTTGCTGAAACGGTTAATCAAGCAGCCCAGGCTGTACAGCCATTATTATCAGAGCCCTTCTTTCTCTATACCTGGTTCATGGATGCCATTGTAGCAAAGGCTCCTTTCTTATTCCAAGCTAGTGCTGTTTTTGCAGAAATCGGTATTGGACTTGCCCTTATTGGTGGACTATTCACCTTCTTAGCTGCTTTAGTTTCCATAGGTCTTGGATTGATGTTTACACTTGGTGCTATGGCTGGTGCTGAAATGCTATGGTACATGATGGCTGCTGTTGCCCTAATGGGAGGAGCAGGTAATTTTGCTGGATTAGATTATTGGGTTATGCCTTTCCTTGGAAAGTACTACAAAAAAATACCTTTCATTAAAAAGCATCATCTCTTTACGGGAGAATAA